In one Oryza glaberrima chromosome 2, OglaRS2, whole genome shotgun sequence genomic region, the following are encoded:
- the LOC127762184 gene encoding ethylene-responsive transcription factor-like protein At4g13040 — translation MVSLRRRRLLGLCSGKDSLPVDFPKPSDNENSVEVAHPNIKPFSVHPLPLTKNSDVLLESSNGSDSLKEEKNHYYPGKEIKRRKRHRRKQYVDQEPCIMRGVYFKNMKWQAAIKVDKKQIHLGTVGTQEEAARLYDRAAFMCGREPNFELSEEEKKELQNYTWKDFLDMTRDTITSKKQRKVGLIRRNKTDSLVGQSDGDTEMINGGGSSHSEDGDAETSAS, via the exons ATGGTTAGCTTGAGGAGGCGCCGGCTTTTGGGGCTTTGTTCTG GGAAAGATTCGTTACCGGTTGATTTTCCAAAGCCTAGTGACAATGAAAATTCTGTGGAAGTTGCACACCCTAACATAAAGCCATTCAGTGTGCACCCGCTGCCCCTG ACTAAAAATTCTGATGTACTTCTGGAATCTTCAAATGGGTCTGATTCTTTAAAGGAAGAGAAAAACCATTACTATCCAG GCAAGGAAATCAAGCGCAGAAAACGACATAGAAGAAAGCAGTATGTGGACCAAGAACCATGCATAATGAGAGGGGTCTACTTCAAAAACATGAAATGGCAAGCTGCTATAAAAGTTGACAAGAAACAAATCCACTTAGGTACTGTCGGGACACAGGAGGAAGCAGCCCGACTATATGATAG GGCTGCTTTTATGTGTGGAAGGGAGCCAAACTTTGAACTTtctgaggaagagaagaaagaactaCAGAATTACACCTGGAAGGACTTCTTGGATATGACTCGAGACACCATAACCAGCAAAA AACAAAGGAAAGTTGGATTAATAAGGCGCAATAAGACGGACTCGCTGGTAGGACAGAGTGATGGTGATACTGAGATGATCAATGGTGGCGGCTCATCGCACTCGGAAGATGGAGATGCTGAGACCTCAGCATCTTAA